The proteins below are encoded in one region of Sandaracinaceae bacterium:
- a CDS encoding glutathione S-transferase encodes MTITVHHLNYSRSLRVLWMLEELGLDYAIQQWERNKDFRAPDEARSVHPLGRFPMVAVDDVVLAESGAIMEYFAEREGKLGPASDAEKLEYRFFMHYAEGSVMPPLLVQLILNKLRVAPMPFFIKPVARGIASKLTESYSGPALDLHLGFIENTLASRPYFAGDHFSMADMQMFYPVEAGLSRGAGTYPHMKAWRDRVCAREPYKRAEAKGGKAVPAS; translated from the coding sequence ATGACCATCACCGTTCACCACTTGAACTACTCCCGCTCGCTGCGTGTGCTCTGGATGCTGGAAGAGCTGGGGCTCGACTACGCCATCCAGCAGTGGGAACGGAACAAGGACTTCCGCGCCCCGGATGAAGCGCGCTCGGTTCACCCGCTAGGGCGGTTCCCCATGGTCGCCGTGGACGACGTGGTGCTGGCCGAGTCCGGCGCCATCATGGAGTACTTCGCCGAGCGCGAGGGCAAGCTCGGTCCGGCGAGCGACGCGGAGAAGCTCGAGTATCGCTTCTTCATGCACTACGCCGAAGGGTCCGTGATGCCACCGCTGCTGGTGCAGCTGATCTTGAACAAGCTGCGCGTCGCCCCCATGCCCTTCTTCATCAAGCCCGTCGCGCGGGGCATCGCGAGCAAGCTGACCGAGAGCTACTCGGGCCCCGCGCTGGACCTGCACTTGGGCTTCATCGAAAACACCCTGGCGAGCCGCCCCTACTTTGCGGGAGACCACTTCAGCATGGCCGACATGCAGATGTTCTACCCCGTGGAAGCCGGCCTGAGCCGCGGCGCCGGGACGTACCCGCACATGAAGGCGTGGCGCGACCGAGTCTGCGCGCGCGAGCCATACAAGCGGGCGGAGGCGAAGGGCGGCAAGGCCGTACCCGCCAGCTGA
- a CDS encoding ABC transporter substrate-binding protein — translation MGLLLLLCGLAGCGQRTDASADEITDDTFVVLVDRDVEQLDPRFVSDPNGLRVSRLIFASLVTIDPQTLEPIMDLAEGIELETPTRYVVTLRPGLLFADGSALDANDVVATYESVVDPVLQARHGHAYTRITGMLKRDARTVVFELNAPHATFLTDLELPIIRAEDRARRVGDVDGEPAVGAGPYQVVERVPGRLTLRANPHWYRGRVARERVRFVTVRDDNTRALRLRAGAADLAQGVIPPILLPLLEDQADYEVRRAPGIGTAYLGFHTGHVALRDVRVRRALAHATDRAALIRTELEGYAQPANSFIPEAHWATTVGLPEYDFNAERARELLREAGFPDPAPGEARLRLTLRTGSDRSRVSIARAIAAMWREVGVELEVRPSETATLIADLDRGRFEVCMLQLPEVIEPHVLSWFFGSQHIPREGHPGANRWRFRSAGLDAALERGRVSVVRSERQAAYAEASRVLASELPAFPLWHEDVVAVVRRGSEYQVPRDGRFGGLAR, via the coding sequence TTGGGCCTCTTGCTGCTCCTGTGCGGCTTGGCCGGCTGCGGCCAGCGCACCGACGCGAGCGCCGACGAGATCACGGACGACACCTTTGTGGTGCTGGTGGACCGCGACGTGGAGCAGCTGGACCCGCGCTTCGTGTCGGACCCCAACGGCCTGCGCGTCTCACGCTTGATCTTCGCGTCGCTGGTCACGATTGATCCGCAGACGCTCGAGCCGATCATGGACCTGGCCGAGGGGATCGAGCTCGAGACCCCCACGCGCTACGTGGTCACGCTGCGGCCTGGGCTGCTGTTTGCCGATGGGAGCGCGCTCGACGCGAATGACGTGGTGGCCACCTACGAGAGCGTGGTGGACCCCGTGCTCCAGGCGCGGCACGGGCACGCCTACACGCGCATCACCGGCATGCTGAAGCGGGATGCGCGCACGGTGGTATTCGAGCTGAACGCGCCGCATGCCACGTTCCTGACGGACCTCGAGCTGCCCATCATCCGGGCGGAAGACCGGGCGCGCCGGGTGGGTGACGTGGACGGTGAGCCGGCTGTGGGCGCGGGGCCGTACCAAGTGGTGGAGCGCGTTCCGGGACGCCTCACGCTGCGGGCCAACCCGCACTGGTACCGGGGGCGCGTGGCCCGTGAACGCGTGCGCTTCGTGACGGTGCGCGACGACAACACGCGCGCGCTTAGGCTCCGGGCGGGCGCGGCGGATCTGGCGCAGGGGGTCATCCCGCCCATCCTGCTGCCGCTGCTGGAGGATCAAGCGGACTACGAGGTGCGTCGTGCGCCCGGCATCGGCACCGCGTACCTGGGCTTTCACACTGGGCATGTGGCCCTTCGCGACGTGCGTGTGCGGCGCGCGCTGGCCCACGCCACGGACCGTGCGGCCTTGATCCGCACCGAACTCGAGGGCTATGCGCAGCCCGCCAACAGCTTCATCCCCGAGGCGCACTGGGCCACCACCGTGGGCCTCCCGGAGTACGACTTCAACGCCGAGCGCGCCCGAGAGCTCCTGCGTGAAGCGGGGTTCCCCGATCCAGCTCCCGGCGAAGCTCGCCTCCGCTTGACCCTGCGCACTGGCTCGGACCGCTCGCGCGTGAGCATCGCGCGGGCCATCGCAGCCATGTGGCGCGAGGTGGGTGTGGAGCTCGAGGTGCGCCCCAGCGAGACGGCCACGCTCATCGCCGACCTCGACCGCGGCCGCTTCGAGGTGTGCATGCTGCAGCTCCCCGAGGTCATCGAACCGCACGTGCTCAGCTGGTTCTTCGGCAGCCAGCACATCCCGCGTGAGGGGCACCCGGGGGCGAACCGCTGGCGCTTCCGGTCGGCGGGGCTGGACGCTGCCTTGGAACGCGGGCGCGTGAGCGTGGTGCGCAGCGAGCGGCAGGCGGCGTATGCCGAGGCTTCACGCGTCCTGGCGAGCGAGCTGCCGGCGTTCCCGCTCTGGCACGAGGACGTGGTGGCGGTGGTGCGGCGGGGCTCCGAGTACCAGGTGCCGCGCGATGGACGCTTTGGTGGGCTCGCCCGCTGA
- a CDS encoding alpha/beta hydrolase produces the protein MTTAFWGEEAVGWVTTGLIRQCTRTNPWAWSRPRAYDGAVNEPRPAASRGRRALRVFLGILLLLVVLLASGIRRDVPMSELLPLYASDASRFVDIEGMQVHYRDEGSGPPLLLIHGTSSSLHTWDAWTEALTSHRRVVRLDLPGFGLTGPAPDRDYRAARFARVAAALLDHLQIPQADVAGNSLGGRVAVELALAHPDKVRRLVLVDAAGLSGQSPPPIFRLAQTPVANQLLTVISPRVLVRANVEQVYGDPSRVTEALVDRYHAVLLREGNRQALVDRFTGPRDPDLDDRLDEIRVPTLLQWGARDVWIPLEFGRRFERGIAGAELRVYDQLGHVPMEEDPDATVRDADAFLSRE, from the coding sequence ATGACGACGGCCTTCTGGGGGGAGGAGGCGGTGGGCTGGGTCACGACGGGACTTATACGCCAATGCACGCGCACGAATCCATGGGCGTGGTCTCGCCCCCGCGCCTACGATGGCGCCGTGAACGAACCTCGTCCCGCTGCCTCCCGTGGGCGCCGCGCGCTGCGCGTCTTTCTCGGCATCCTGCTGCTCCTCGTGGTCCTCCTGGCCAGCGGCATCCGCCGCGATGTGCCCATGAGCGAGCTGCTCCCCCTGTACGCGTCGGACGCCTCGCGGTTCGTGGATATCGAGGGCATGCAGGTGCACTACCGCGACGAAGGCTCGGGCCCGCCGCTGCTGCTGATCCACGGCACGTCGTCGTCGCTCCACACGTGGGACGCGTGGACCGAGGCCCTCACGTCGCACCGGCGCGTGGTGCGCCTCGACCTGCCGGGCTTCGGGCTCACGGGCCCGGCGCCGGACCGGGATTACCGCGCGGCCCGCTTTGCTCGCGTGGCGGCGGCGCTGCTCGACCACCTGCAGATCCCGCAGGCCGACGTGGCCGGCAACTCGCTGGGCGGGCGTGTGGCGGTGGAGCTTGCGCTCGCGCACCCCGACAAGGTGCGCCGCCTGGTGCTGGTGGACGCCGCAGGCCTCTCGGGCCAATCCCCGCCGCCCATCTTCCGCCTGGCGCAGACGCCCGTGGCCAACCAGCTGCTCACCGTCATCTCGCCGCGTGTCCTGGTGCGCGCCAACGTGGAGCAGGTGTACGGCGACCCCAGCCGCGTGACCGAGGCGTTGGTGGACCGCTATCACGCCGTGCTGCTGCGCGAGGGCAACCGGCAGGCGTTGGTGGACCGCTTCACCGGGCCGCGCGACCCGGACCTGGACGACCGGCTGGACGAGATCCGCGTGCCCACGCTGCTGCAGTGGGGTGCGCGCGACGTGTGGATCCCGCTCGAGTTCGGGCGGCGCTTCGAGCGTGGCATCGCGGGCGCCGAGCTGCGCGTCTACGACCAGCTGGGCCACGTGCCCATGGAGGAGGACCCCGACGCCACGGTGCGCGACGCCGACGCGTTCTTGAGCCGCGAGTGA
- a CDS encoding LLM class flavin-dependent oxidoreductase, with product MIPFSVLDLAPVTEGSTPADAFRNSLSLAQHAEALGFTRFWLAEHHNMPGIASAATAVVIGHVAAGTKTIRVGSGGVMLPNHAPLVIAEQFGTLASLFPGRIDLGLGRAPGTDPRTMHALRRSLAHPSERGDPFPRDVLELQRYFADSEPGQAIRAVPGEGLHVPLWLLGSSLYSAELAGKLGLPFAFASHFAPDLLMEALAIYRRSFTPSAERQVPHAMVATNVIAAHTDAEAQRLATSLMLAFVRLRRGQPGKLPPPVDDPTSVLSPAELAGMRSLLKRSFVGSRATVGRGLRELIAETQADEVMVAGQVFDHAARLRSYEIVADIARAG from the coding sequence ATGATCCCCTTCTCCGTCTTGGACCTGGCCCCCGTCACGGAGGGGAGCACCCCCGCCGACGCGTTCCGCAACAGCCTGTCGCTGGCGCAGCACGCCGAGGCGCTGGGCTTCACGCGCTTCTGGCTGGCCGAGCACCACAACATGCCGGGCATCGCCAGCGCGGCCACGGCCGTGGTCATCGGGCACGTGGCGGCGGGCACCAAGACCATCCGCGTGGGCTCGGGCGGCGTCATGCTGCCCAACCACGCGCCGCTGGTGATCGCCGAGCAGTTCGGCACCCTCGCGTCGCTCTTCCCGGGGCGCATCGACCTGGGCCTCGGGCGCGCGCCCGGCACCGACCCGCGCACCATGCACGCGCTGCGGCGCAGCCTGGCCCACCCTTCGGAGCGCGGTGACCCGTTCCCACGTGACGTGCTGGAGCTGCAGCGCTACTTCGCCGACTCGGAGCCGGGGCAGGCCATTCGCGCCGTCCCGGGCGAGGGGCTGCACGTGCCGCTCTGGCTGCTGGGCTCCAGCCTCTACAGCGCGGAGCTGGCGGGCAAGCTGGGGCTGCCCTTCGCGTTCGCCTCGCACTTCGCGCCGGACCTCTTGATGGAGGCGCTGGCCATCTACCGGCGCTCGTTCACCCCTTCGGCCGAGCGGCAGGTCCCCCACGCCATGGTGGCCACCAACGTGATCGCGGCCCATACCGACGCCGAGGCCCAGCGGCTGGCCACCTCGCTCATGCTGGCCTTCGTGCGGTTGCGGCGCGGGCAGCCCGGGAAGCTGCCGCCTCCGGTCGACGACCCCACCTCGGTGCTGTCGCCCGCAGAGCTCGCGGGCATGCGCAGCCTGCTGAAGCGCTCGTTCGTGGGCTCTCGGGCCACCGTGGGGCGTGGCCTGCGCGAGCTCATCGCCGAGACGCAGGCCGACGAAGTGATGGTGGCGGGGCAGGTCTTCGATCATGCCGCGCGCCTGCGGTCGTACGAGATCGTGGCGGACATCGCTCGCGCTGGCTGA
- a CDS encoding NUDIX domain-containing protein, whose translation MTKPQKHSHCSFCGAPFPTGMAWPRRCTACTMVSYLSPSPVAILLLPVDAGLLVIRRGIPPHRGELALPGGFIDHEEEWRAAAARELFEETGIQVDPEGIRERRVLSAPGGTLLIFGEAQPVRAEDLPAFVPNHEVLERTVIHQPVPLAFELHALVVADFFARRA comes from the coding sequence ATGACCAAGCCCCAGAAGCACAGCCACTGCTCGTTCTGCGGGGCGCCCTTCCCCACCGGCATGGCGTGGCCGCGGCGCTGCACGGCCTGCACCATGGTCTCGTATCTGAGCCCCAGCCCGGTGGCCATCTTGCTCTTGCCGGTGGACGCGGGCTTGCTGGTCATCCGCCGCGGCATCCCCCCGCACCGGGGCGAGCTGGCGCTGCCAGGAGGCTTCATCGATCACGAGGAAGAGTGGCGCGCCGCTGCCGCCCGCGAGCTGTTCGAGGAGACCGGAATTCAGGTGGACCCCGAGGGCATCCGTGAGCGCCGGGTGCTGAGCGCTCCGGGCGGGACGCTGCTCATCTTCGGCGAAGCGCAGCCCGTGCGTGCCGAAGACCTGCCCGCGTTCGTGCCCAACCACGAGGTGCTGGAGCGCACCGTGATCCACCAGCCCGTGCCGCTGGCGTTCGAGCTGCACGCGCTCGTGGTGGCCGACTTCTTCGCACGCCGGGCCTGA
- a CDS encoding helix-turn-helix transcriptional regulator, with the protein MRHIRESHGITQRDLAARLGVSQRWLSELETGKGKQINERYFAVLDSLGIHLRATVSAD; encoded by the coding sequence GTGAGACACATCAGAGAGTCCCACGGGATCACGCAGCGAGACCTCGCCGCGCGGCTGGGGGTGAGCCAGCGCTGGCTGTCCGAGCTCGAGACTGGCAAGGGCAAGCAGATCAACGAGCGCTACTTCGCGGTGCTCGACTCGCTCGGCATCCACTTGAGGGCCACGGTGTCTGCTGACTGA
- a CDS encoding NAD-dependent epimerase/dehydratase family protein — translation MTQPTASSPQKAVVIGGAGFLGQRLVACLLGDVPDAPAGWPRFETVHVFDTAPFAPRQAPSDPSRVTSAVGDIRSREDLRKAIAGAHTVFHLASLVDVGLKKNPLIDAVNVEGTRNVVEVAQELGVPFLVYTSSEDVVLTKNGVTNGDESLPYPDVLVHDYVRTKIEGERVVRQAHGKRGLSTCAIRPVHIYGPHDPHAIKVSITELASGKVPFLMGDGSALFDVVYVDNVVHGHLLAASRLHDPSTRESVGGKAYFVGEGNAINYFEFIRPYAAARGVSLPKLRLPYMGVELVARGMELVHRVLGVDVPFHRFHLYILCKDFYFTNAQAERDLGYTPWVSPKEALARTIEWIKVEPLDLPARARA, via the coding sequence GTGACCCAGCCCACCGCCTCCTCCCCCCAGAAGGCCGTCGTCATCGGCGGCGCCGGTTTTCTCGGACAGCGACTCGTCGCGTGCTTGTTGGGCGACGTGCCCGACGCGCCCGCAGGCTGGCCGCGCTTCGAGACCGTGCACGTGTTCGACACCGCACCCTTCGCCCCGCGCCAGGCGCCCTCCGACCCGTCACGCGTCACGAGCGCGGTGGGCGACATCCGCTCGCGCGAGGACCTGCGCAAGGCCATCGCGGGGGCACACACCGTGTTCCATCTGGCCTCGCTGGTGGACGTGGGGCTCAAGAAGAACCCGCTGATCGACGCCGTGAACGTGGAGGGCACCCGCAACGTGGTGGAGGTGGCGCAGGAGCTGGGCGTGCCCTTCTTGGTCTACACCAGCTCGGAAGACGTGGTGCTCACCAAGAACGGCGTGACGAACGGCGACGAGAGCCTCCCCTACCCCGACGTGCTGGTGCACGACTACGTGCGCACCAAGATCGAGGGCGAGCGTGTGGTGCGCCAGGCACACGGCAAGCGCGGGCTGTCCACCTGCGCCATTCGGCCCGTGCACATCTACGGGCCGCACGATCCGCACGCCATCAAGGTGAGCATCACGGAGCTGGCCAGTGGCAAGGTGCCCTTCCTGATGGGGGACGGGAGCGCGCTGTTCGACGTGGTCTACGTGGACAACGTGGTGCACGGGCACCTCCTCGCGGCCTCGCGCCTGCACGACCCCAGCACGCGCGAGAGCGTGGGCGGCAAGGCGTACTTCGTGGGCGAGGGCAACGCCATCAACTACTTCGAGTTCATCCGGCCTTACGCGGCGGCGCGCGGCGTCTCGCTGCCCAAGCTGCGCCTCCCCTACATGGGCGTCGAGCTGGTGGCCCGCGGCATGGAGCTGGTGCACCGCGTGCTGGGCGTGGACGTGCCCTTCCACCGCTTCCACCTCTACATCCTGTGCAAGGACTTCTACTTCACCAACGCGCAGGCCGAGCGCGACTTGGGGTACACGCCGTGGGTGTCGCCGAAGGAGGCGCTGGCGCGGACGATCGAGTGGATCAAGGTGGAGCCCTTGGACCTGCCCGCTCGGGCGCGGGCGTAG
- a CDS encoding VIT family protein: MPHRESHRIHHVGWLRAAVLGANDGIVSTASLIMGVAASGAGEESLLITGMAGLAAGAMSMAAGEYVSVSSQADTEAADLARERHELATTPELEHRELTGIYVGRGLDQALAEQVATQLTAHDALGAHGRDELGITSEGAARPVQAAFASAGTFAVGAALPLAVALLTPREATLWAVAGSSLFFLGVLGALSAKVGGAPVVKATLRVTFWGALAMGITSAVGALFGVAA; this comes from the coding sequence ATGCCACACCGCGAGTCACATCGAATCCATCACGTGGGCTGGCTGCGCGCAGCCGTGCTGGGCGCCAACGACGGCATCGTGTCCACCGCCAGCCTCATCATGGGTGTGGCCGCCTCGGGCGCGGGCGAGGAGAGCCTGCTCATCACGGGCATGGCGGGGCTCGCCGCAGGCGCCATGTCCATGGCCGCGGGCGAGTACGTGTCGGTCAGCTCGCAGGCGGACACCGAGGCGGCGGACCTGGCGCGCGAGCGCCACGAGCTGGCCACCACGCCGGAGCTCGAGCACCGCGAGCTCACCGGCATCTACGTGGGGCGCGGCTTGGACCAGGCGTTGGCCGAGCAGGTGGCCACCCAGCTCACGGCGCACGACGCCCTCGGTGCTCACGGCCGCGACGAGCTGGGCATCACCAGCGAGGGCGCGGCGCGTCCCGTTCAAGCGGCGTTCGCGTCGGCGGGGACCTTCGCGGTGGGCGCGGCGCTGCCGCTGGCCGTCGCGCTGCTCACCCCGCGTGAGGCCACGCTGTGGGCGGTGGCAGGCAGCTCGCTCTTCTTCTTGGGGGTGCTGGGCGCGCTGTCCGCCAAGGTGGGTGGCGCCCCGGTGGTGAAGGCCACGCTGCGCGTCACGTTCTGGGGAGCGCTGGCCATGGGCATCACCTCGGCGGTGGGCGCGCTCTTCGGCGTGGCGGCGTGA
- a CDS encoding HipA domain-containing protein, whose translation MGADVRGSVTIGEPRLPRDPIVIDETEYDRILERAAGYIRGSTVGGGGCSATGVQPKVALTWDPRAEHWWVGRGSTPSTHLLKPVPNEHSPRVRAEAYLNDVARALGLSAHDARIEAAGERTVPQVLFTRGESDPLAMRVGGEFAPGLVTVEHLVREAEGWGMQRGRAMSVVDDTLRGLVTAVESLGERHGVSAGLPGFLLEQTGNLRRGDRAWTRPLPPAIAFS comes from the coding sequence GTGGGCGCCGATGTCCGTGGCAGCGTGACCATCGGGGAGCCGCGACTTCCGCGCGACCCCATCGTGATCGACGAGACCGAGTACGACCGCATCCTCGAGCGCGCGGCCGGATACATCCGAGGCAGCACTGTGGGGGGAGGCGGCTGCTCAGCGACGGGGGTTCAGCCGAAGGTCGCGCTCACCTGGGATCCGCGCGCGGAGCACTGGTGGGTGGGGCGCGGGAGCACGCCGTCCACGCACTTGCTCAAGCCCGTGCCGAACGAACACTCGCCTCGCGTGCGAGCGGAAGCGTACCTCAACGACGTGGCCAGGGCGCTGGGGCTGTCCGCGCACGATGCCCGGATCGAGGCCGCGGGGGAGCGCACCGTGCCGCAGGTGCTGTTCACACGTGGCGAGAGCGACCCGCTCGCCATGCGCGTGGGCGGTGAGTTCGCGCCGGGCTTGGTCACCGTCGAGCACCTCGTCCGCGAAGCCGAGGGCTGGGGGATGCAGCGTGGTCGAGCGATGAGCGTGGTCGACGATACGTTGCGCGGCCTCGTCACCGCAGTGGAGTCGCTCGGCGAGCGGCATGGGGTCTCGGCCGGGTTGCCGGGGTTCCTCCTCGAGCAGACCGGCAACCTGCGTCGCGGGGATCGGGCGTGGACGAGGCCGCTCCCACCGGCGATAGCGTTCAGCTGA
- a CDS encoding DUF1456 family protein — protein MNNNDVLRRVRYTFDLDDAEMMRVFGLAGRQITRAQVSAWLKRDEDPAFEPLEDVLLATFLNGFIVKMRGRREGPQPIPESVLNNNIILTKLKIALDIQADEMLELVCSRELTLSRHELSAFFRKPGHKHYRECLDQVLRNFLQGMQDRYREGAPGEDAPDDSDASDDGEA, from the coding sequence ATGAACAACAACGACGTCCTGCGACGAGTCCGCTACACCTTCGACCTGGACGACGCCGAGATGATGCGGGTCTTCGGCCTCGCCGGTCGTCAGATCACACGCGCGCAGGTCAGCGCGTGGCTGAAGCGCGACGAAGACCCGGCGTTCGAGCCCCTCGAGGACGTGCTGCTGGCCACGTTCCTGAACGGCTTCATCGTGAAGATGCGTGGGCGGCGCGAGGGTCCGCAGCCCATCCCCGAGTCGGTGCTCAACAACAACATCATCCTGACCAAGCTGAAGATCGCGCTCGACATCCAGGCCGACGAGATGCTGGAGCTGGTGTGCTCGCGCGAGCTCACGCTCAGCCGCCACGAGCTGAGCGCCTTCTTCCGCAAGCCCGGCCACAAGCACTACCGCGAGTGCCTGGACCAGGTGCTGCGGAACTTCCTGCAAGGCATGCAGGACCGCTACCGCGAAGGCGCCCCAGGCGAAGACGCCCCGGACGACAGCGACGCCAGCGACGACGGCGAGGCGTAG